In the Emys orbicularis isolate rEmyOrb1 chromosome 3, rEmyOrb1.hap1, whole genome shotgun sequence genome, one interval contains:
- the EXOC8 gene encoding exocyst complex component 8 — MALPLSEGVGGSRLRRQLESGGFAAGEYVKQLSQQSDGDRDLQEHRQRIQALSEETAQSLKRNVYQNYRQFIETAREISYLESEMYQLSHILTEQKGIMEAVTQALLLQADRDDPALGARRAAADPHSNPFLPLSAKEAAASEEGRQRTLTTLLEKVEGCRDLLPESPGKYLVYNGDLVEYDADHMAQIQRVHAFLMNDCLLVATWLPNRRGAYRYDALYPLEGLAVINVKDNPPMKDMFKLLMFPESRIFQAENAKIKKEWLEVLEETKRNRALSEKLRLEQEAPPRAAPPPPETANPFDQEDEKEPPPEEETVDLSLEWIQELPEDLDVCIAQRDFEGAVDLLDKLNEYLGYKAVSQPVRELRAKVDERVRQLTDVLVFELSPDRSLRGGPRATRRAVSQLIRLGQSTKACELFLKNRAAAVHTAIRQLRIEGATLLYIHKLCHVFFTSLLETAREFETDFAGNSGCYSAFIVWARSAMRMFVDAFSKQVFDSKESLSTAAECVKVAKEHCKQLSEIGLDLTFIIHALLVKDIKGALQSYKDIIIEATKHRNSEEMWRRMNLMTPEALGKLREEMRSCGMSSFDQYTGDDCWVNLSYTVVAFTKQTMAFLEEALKLYFPELHMVLLESLVEIILVAVQHVDYSLRCEQEPEKKAFIRQNASFLYETVLPVVEKRFEEGVGKPAKQLQELRNASRLMRVNPESTTSVV, encoded by the exons ATGGCGCTGCCGCTGAGTGAGGGCGTGGGCGGGAGCCGGCTGCGGCGGCAGCTGGAGTCGGGGGGCTTCGCGGCGGGCGAGTACGTGAAGCAGCTGTCGCAGCAGTCGGACGGGGACCGGGACCTGCAGGAGCACCGGCAGCGCATCCAGGCGCTGAGCGAGGAGACGGCGCAGAGCCTCAAGCGCAACGTCTACCAGAACTACCGCCAGTTCATCGAGACGGCGCGCGAGATCAGCTACCTGGAGAGCGAGATGTACCAGCTCAGCCACATCCTCACCGAGCAGAAGGGCATCATGGAGGCCGTCacccaggccctgctgctgcaGGCCGACCGCGACGACCCCGCCCTGGGCGCCCGCCGCGCCGCCGCCGACCCCCACAGcaaccccttccttcccctctcggcCAAGGAGGCCGCCGCCAGTGAGGAGGGGCGGCAGCGTACGCTCACCACCctgctggagaaggtggagggcTGCCGGGACCTGCTCCCCGAGAGCCCCGGCAAGTACCTCGTCTACAACGGGGACCTGGTGGAGTACGACGCCGACCACATGGCGCAGATCCAGCGGGTGCACGCCTTCCTCATGAACGACTGCCTGCTGGTGGCCACCTGGCTGCCCAACCGGCGTGGCGCCTACCGCTACGATGCCCTCTACCCCCTGGAAGGGTTGGCTGTGATCAATGTCAAGGACAATCCGCCCATGAAGGACATGTTCAAGCTGCTCATGTTTCCCGAGAGCCGCATCTTCCAGGCCGAGAATGCCAAGATCAAGAAGGAGTGGCTGGAGGTGCTGGAGGAGACCAAGCGGAACCGCGCCCTCAGTGAGAAGCTGAGGTTGGAGCAGGAGGCCCCGCCACGGGCTGCTCCCCCACCTCCTGAGACCGCCAATCCCTTTGACCAAGAAGATGAAAAGGAACCCCCACCTGAGGAAGAGACAGTAGATTTGTCCCTGGAGTGGATCCAGGAGTTGCCTGAAGACCTAGATGTCTGCATTGCCCAGAGAGATTTTGAGGGGGCAGTGGACCTGTTGGATAAGCTGAATGAGTATTTGGGATACAAGGCCGTGAGCCAGCCAGTGAGGGAGCTTCGAGCCAAGGTAGATGAGCGAGTCAGGCAGCTCACCGATGTGCTGGTGTTTGAGCTATCTCCAGATCGGTCATTACGAGGTGGTCCTAGGGCCACTCGCCGGGCTGTGTCCCAGCTCATTCGCTTGGGCCAGTCCACCAAGGCATGTGAGCTTTTCTTGAAGAACAGGGCAGCTGCGGTACACACAGCCATCCGTCAACTGCGCATTGAGGGTGCTACTCTGCTCTACATCCACAAGCTTTGCCATGTCTTTTTTACCAGCCTGCTAGAGACTGCCAGGGAGTTTGAGACAGACTTTGCTGGCAACAGTGGCTGCTACTCTGCCTTCATTGTGTGGGCCCGCTCGGCTATGAGGATGTTTGTAGATGCCTTTAGCAAGCAAGTATTCGACAGTAAAGAGAGCTTGTCCACTGCTGCTGAGTGTGTGAAG GTAGCGAAGGAGCACTGCAAGCAGCTCAGCGAGATTGGGCTGGACCTCACTTTCATCATTCATGCCCTGTTGGTGAAGGATATCAAAGGAGCTTTGCAGAGCTACAAAGATATCATCATTGAGGCCACCAAGCATCGCAACTCTGAAGAGATGTGGAGAAGGATGAACCTGATGACCCCAGAGGCTCTGGGGAAACTCAGAGAGGAGATGAGGAGCTGTGGGATGAGCAGTTTTGACCAATACACTGGTGATGACTGCTGGGTGAACCTTAGCTACACTGTGGTGGCTTTTACCAAGCAGACTATGGCCTTCTTGGAGGAAGCACTCAAGCTGTATTTTCCAGAGCTGCACATGGTTCTACTGGAAAGCCTAGTGGAGATCATCCTTGTGGCTGTCCAGCATGTCGATTACAGTTTACGGTGTGAACAGGAGCCTGAGAAGAAAGCATTCATCAGGCAGAATGCATCTTTTCTTTATGAAACTGTCCTTCCTGTTGTGGAGAAAAGGTTTGAGGAAGGGGTTGGAAAGCCAGCTAAGCAACTACAGGAGCTGAGAAATGCTTCAAGACTGATGCGTGTAAATCCTGAAAGTACAACTTCTGTAGTATAA